In Chelonia mydas isolate rCheMyd1 chromosome 19, rCheMyd1.pri.v2, whole genome shotgun sequence, the following are encoded in one genomic region:
- the NT5C1A gene encoding cytosolic 5'-nucleotidase 1A isoform X2 produces MERFFNSWPKPENAITIAVSSRALFRMEEEQKIYTEQGVEAYVKYQLDHENEPFLPGAAFPFVKALEAVNTQLRELYPDGEELFDIVLMTNNHAQVGVRLINSINHHDLFIERFCMTGGNSPTCYLKAYHTNLYLSSDAEKVSEAIEQGIAAATMFSPSKDVKVSESQLRVAFDGDAVLFSDESEQIVKAHGLDMFFEHEKAYENKPLAQGPLKGFLESLGKLQKKFYSKGLRLECPIRTYLVTARSAASSGARALKTLRSWGLETDEALFLAGAPKGPLLEKIRPHIFFDDQMFQVEGAKESGTIAAHVPYGIAQKQRRMAQEKQTKNSK; encoded by the exons ATGGAGAGGTTTTTCAACAGTTGG CCAAAGCCTGAGAATGCAATAACAATCGCAGTCTCCTCGCGGGCTCTGTTTCGCATGGAGGAAGAGCAGAAGATTTACACAGAGCAAGGGGTGGAGGCGTATGTGAAATACCAGCTGGACCATGAGAATGAACCCTTCCTACCCGGCGCTGCCTTCCCATTTGTCAAG gctcttgAAGCTGTCAACACTCAGTTGCGAGAGCTCTACCCCGACGGTGAAGAACTCTTTGATATTGTCCTCATGACTAATAACCATGCCCAGGTCGGGGTCCGCCTGATTAACAGCATCAATCATCACG ATCTGTTCATCGAGAGGTTCTGCATGACGGGAGGGAACAGCCCCACTTGCTACCTGAAGGCCTATCACACCAACCTGTACCTCTCCTCTGATGCCGAGAAAGTGAGTGAGGCCATTGAACAGG GAATCGCCGCGGCCACCATGTTCAGCCCCAGCAAAGACGTGAAAGTGTCAGAGAGCCAGCTGCGGGTGGCGTTCGACGGGGACGCCGTCCTCTTCTCGGACGAGTCGGAGCAGATTGTGAAGGCGCACGGCCTCGACATGTTTTTTGAACACGAAAAGGCTTATGAGAACAAGCCGCTGGCCCAG GGGCCACTGAAGGGCTTTCTGGAATCTCTGGGGAAGCTGCAGAAGAAGTTCTACTCCAAGGGGCTGAGACTGGAGTGTCCGATTCGCACCTACCTGGTCACTGCCCGGAGCGCTGCCAGCTCTGGGGCTCGTGCCCTAAAGACTCTCCGCAGCTGGGGACTAGAAACGGACGAAGCCCTGTTCCTGGCCGGAGCCCCCAAGGGTCCGCTGCTGGAGAAGATCCGTCCGCACATCTTCTTCGACGACCAGATGTTCCAGGTGGAGGGGGCGAAGGAGAGTGGCACCATCGCGGCCCACGTCCCGTACGGCATAGCCCAGAAGCAGAGGCGGATGGCGCAAGAGAAACAAACCAAGAACAGCAAGTAG
- the NT5C1A gene encoding cytosolic 5'-nucleotidase 1A isoform X4: protein MEEEQKIYTEQGVEAYVKYQLDHENEPFLPGAAFPFVKALEAVNTQLRELYPDGEELFDIVLMTNNHAQVGVRLINSINHHDLFIERFCMTGGNSPTCYLKAYHTNLYLSSDAEKVSEAIEQGIAAATMFSPSKDVKVSESQLRVAFDGDAVLFSDESEQIVKAHGLDMFFEHEKAYENKPLAQGPLKGFLESLGKLQKKFYSKGLRLECPIRTYLVTARSAASSGARALKTLRSWGLETDEALFLAGAPKGPLLEKIRPHIFFDDQMFQVEGAKESGTIAAHVPYGIAQKQRRMAQEKQTKNSK, encoded by the exons ATGGAGGAAGAGCAGAAGATTTACACAGAGCAAGGGGTGGAGGCGTATGTGAAATACCAGCTGGACCATGAGAATGAACCCTTCCTACCCGGCGCTGCCTTCCCATTTGTCAAG gctcttgAAGCTGTCAACACTCAGTTGCGAGAGCTCTACCCCGACGGTGAAGAACTCTTTGATATTGTCCTCATGACTAATAACCATGCCCAGGTCGGGGTCCGCCTGATTAACAGCATCAATCATCACG ATCTGTTCATCGAGAGGTTCTGCATGACGGGAGGGAACAGCCCCACTTGCTACCTGAAGGCCTATCACACCAACCTGTACCTCTCCTCTGATGCCGAGAAAGTGAGTGAGGCCATTGAACAGG GAATCGCCGCGGCCACCATGTTCAGCCCCAGCAAAGACGTGAAAGTGTCAGAGAGCCAGCTGCGGGTGGCGTTCGACGGGGACGCCGTCCTCTTCTCGGACGAGTCGGAGCAGATTGTGAAGGCGCACGGCCTCGACATGTTTTTTGAACACGAAAAGGCTTATGAGAACAAGCCGCTGGCCCAG GGGCCACTGAAGGGCTTTCTGGAATCTCTGGGGAAGCTGCAGAAGAAGTTCTACTCCAAGGGGCTGAGACTGGAGTGTCCGATTCGCACCTACCTGGTCACTGCCCGGAGCGCTGCCAGCTCTGGGGCTCGTGCCCTAAAGACTCTCCGCAGCTGGGGACTAGAAACGGACGAAGCCCTGTTCCTGGCCGGAGCCCCCAAGGGTCCGCTGCTGGAGAAGATCCGTCCGCACATCTTCTTCGACGACCAGATGTTCCAGGTGGAGGGGGCGAAGGAGAGTGGCACCATCGCGGCCCACGTCCCGTACGGCATAGCCCAGAAGCAGAGGCGGATGGCGCAAGAGAAACAAACCAAGAACAGCAAGTAG